The genomic window GTTCGCGACCCGCCGCAGCATCGCCATCGTTCGGCTCGGGGACTTCGACCGCCGAAGGAATTACTGCCACGGGACGCCGGTTCCACGCCGCCATCGTGCGGGCGCTGGTATCGCTGAGTGCGACCAGGCGAGCGGCTCGCCGGTACGTCCAGCGTCGCAGCCGCGACCACAGCGGGCTCATCGGATGCTGAGCGGGATCGCTGCGTTCGGAAACGACCACCGGGATGCCTAGCCCGGCGGCGGCCAACAGGGTCAGCACGTTGGTGGAATCGCAAAAGCTGAGAATGACCTGCGGCGAATACGCCCCGATGGCCGCTCGCAGACTGGCCAGACGAGCCCGATTGTTGCGGATCGCCGCCCATTTCCCGGAGCTGTCAGCCATCACGTCCAAACAAACCCGCTCCACGGCGGGGGCGACTGAGTGCCGGTCGTGGCGGCCATCATCCAGGGTGACCAACCGCACCTGGTGGCCTCGGGCAGCCAAACGGCCGGTCAATCCGGCCATTACCCGCTCCGCTCCACCGCCGGAAAGCGAATGGATAACGCACAGGATTCGCAGGCAATCGTTACAACCGTCACCATCGGCCCGGCCGGAGACCGAATTGTGGTGCGGCAACGATTGAATGGGCATCAGCGGGCGACTAGGGTGAAAAAGTAACGCGATTTTTTTGACTTCCTGAATTCTATCAGATCGTCAAAATCACGATTGTACTCCCCCATCTTTCACCACGATCGAGATCTACATCATGAAGTCGATTTGCTTTTCCGCTTGCCTTGCCCTGGCCGCCGTCGTGCTCGTTGGCGAGCGAGCCGAAGCTCAGTACCCCTCGGTGTACGCCGCCGGCAACCTGGGTTTTTACAATCCCTACACCTTCCCTTCGAGCAGCTCGGTGCGGACGCCGCCGTACTTCGCCGTCCATCCGCCGGTCTACTACAGCACTCGCCACGCCCGGCCGTACGGCATGAGCCCCTTTGCGGCTCCACCGATGGTGCAGCCGGCGAGCACTTACGAAGGCCGTCCGGCAGCGGATTTTGAGCCCAAAACGCTGCCTAATCCTTACTGCCACGTATCGCCCGTATTGGGCAGCGACAGCGAAACGCCGGCCAGCCCGCTGGACAGCAAAGATTTTGCAGTCGGAGAAATCCAACAAAATCCCTTCGCCGCCGGCAGCCGAGTCGCCGCCCGCTAAGCCGCCCCGCACAAGCCGCCCCGCACAAGCCGTAGCCGAACTCGCCAGAGTTTGGACGTGTCACCGCTACGCCCCACCACCGTAGCTACGCTCGCCAGAGCGTGGGAGTAACCGTAGTGGGAGTAACCGTAGCTACGCTCGCCAGAGCGTGGAGACCGGCGTCTTGGTCCACCGTCTGGCGACGGTAGCTACGGAGCGCGTAACAGCGAACCCGGTGAGTTTTCGAAGGGGCGTTGACGAAGGCGAGCGAATTAGCGATTCTCATCATCCCCAAACGGACAAGCGGCCGTGGCGGAACTGGCAGACGCGCTAGGTTGAGGGCCTAGTGGGAGATAATCCCGTGGAGGTTCGAGTCCTCTCGGCCGCACTCACAAACAACGGGATTTTCGTCGACACGGCGAAGATCCCGTTTCTTTTTGGCAGCTCTCTTTGCCACGAAGTCTACGGGGTCACGAATCTACGGGGGCACGGCCTCTTTCCCGTTATAGAGACCTGCCCCCTTTTCTGTTGTGCGATATCGAAATCACTCTTGTGGCACTTTGATTTCGACGCCGTAGCGTGGCGCAACTTCTAACAATTTATTGATGTCGGCCTGACTCGGCGGCGGTGCCAGCTCTACTTCGTCCGGCAGTGGTAGCCCGACCTCGAAAAACATCTCCTCCAGCCCGGCTGGAGCGAAGGAGATCAACAGACGAGCCGTCTTGTCGCTCTCGTTCTTAAAGCAATGCAGGCTGCCCACAGGCATGTTCAGAAAAGTGCCCTCAACGGCAACCAATCGCTCTTCACCGAGTTTAAATGTCACTTCGCCTTCAAGCACAAGAAACGATTCTTCTTCCCGACTGTGAACATGCGGTGGAGGACCGCTACCCGGTGGCACGATTGCCTCGAACGCAGCGTACTTACCGTCGGTCTCTTTCCCGGTAGCGAGGAAGCGGTACACATCACCGACAATTCCGATCCTTCGTCCTTCGCTGGCCTTCCGAATGATTGGTGGATGTGTCATGCCCATGCTAAGAATTCTCCTAAAGGTAGTGGCATCGATCTTCTCCTCAGCATTTAAGGGGTCAGGCCTCTTTTCCTAAAGAGGCCTGACCCCATTTTCGTAGACTCAGACGCGTGACAACATGCTTTTGATGCCGCCGGTTAGTATTGGATCGACGTCTGCCGCGCAGTGCGCGACGCTGACGGCGTAACCGCCTTGTGGGTAGGCCTCGGAGGTTGGGATGTACCAGGGACCGCCATCGGAATAGGCGGCGCAGGCCACGAAGCGATCGGCCGCCATTGCCTGGGCTCGCAACTGATACTCGACGAAACACTCCGACGGGAGATGCAGCAACGAAATCTGGTTTACATGCATACAGCTGAGCGTAATCGGTAACTTCGCCTTCACCCGGCGAATCCAGGCCACGGTGTACGAAGGCCGATTGCGATTCACCACGCGTTGTTGACTGTCTTCGATTTGCCGCAGCAAAGCCTGCTCGTCAAAACGTGGATTCACCGGCGGCAAGATATCGGTGGTTTCCCAGCTTAACGACTCGATGGACTGTCGATCCAAACTTTCCTCCGAAGCCACGATTCCCGCCAGCATCCGCTCGGTCAACACAGCTCGCATCTCTTTGGAGCCGTTGTTGTACTTGCCCGCGCCAATGTTTCCGCCGCAACCGTTGAAGTACAAATGCGTGCAGTCCGGTTCCTGTTGTTGACGCTGCTTGCGGGCCAATCCACAAAAATCGGCACTCACCCGTCCATCGCCGTAAAAGCTCATCGGGTGACAGGCATAGTAGTGGCAGGCCGCTAACTTTTTATCTCGATGGTAAAACGCCACCGTCTTGAGCATCGGATCGATCAAGCCTTCTGGCAGCGCGTGATGCTCCGGATTTCGCGAACTGCTGCCGCGCTGAGAAGCGACTTTGCCGTTTGCTCCCAGGATTCGCCGATTGCTGGCGACCTTTTCGACTTTTGCTTCCCCATGAGCGACGTGGGTCACCGGGGTGGTTTGTTGCAAGGCCTTGCGGACGGCACCGCGACCGGCATCCAGACAGCGAAGGAAGAAATCGCGTTCGACGATGTGCGGCAGGTCTCCCTGAGCCAGCACGATCTCTTCTGAATCGAGACATGCAAAGGGCGCGTTGTGCTGGTGCACGCAGTGCACCGTCACGCGGTCGACCGTGGTTCCCGCAGCTTCCGCAAGCACCTCCCGCCATTGCCGGTGAGCCGAATTGAGCAGCCCCGTCCAATCGACGACACAAACCACGATCGGTTTGCCTGATCCGAGCAACACATAACCGATCGCTTCGAGCGGATCGTCAACTCCCACAACGGGCTTGATCCAGCCCCCGCACAACGAATGCCCCATCGGCGGCGTGACATCAAACCGAAACGTGGCGAGGTGAAGATTCCCGGAACCGGATTCCGCCGCGGCCGCGGTAGTCGACAGTCCGCTGGCGATCGTGGCTGCCGTCGCTGTCGATGCCGCAAGAAACTCACGACGATCCAAATTCAAAGGTTGTTTCGTGTTCATAGCGAGGGATCGGTGGGAGGTTGTGGTGGGAGCCGGGCCATTGTCGATTCAAGCTAAGCCGGGCGGCTGCCTGCGGCCTGAGGGCTATTGTAAACGACCTGGCGGTGGTCAGTTGTCGCTGCAACGAGCATCGTAAGCGGACAGTGCTTTACCCTCCCCTCGCTGACGCTCGACCCTCCCAGGGGGGGCTCTTCGTCGGTTTTAGTGGCTGAAATCGGGCTCCATCTTTAGGGCCCCACAATAAAACAAGATGCGGGTGCGGTAGTTCTCGAAGTTGCGAAAGCCGCGGGCCGCCGACTTGATGGCCTGCACTCGACCGTTGAAGGCCTCACTTTTGGCATTGGTGATGGAGTACTCGAAGTAGGCCAGCAAGCCGGCGAGGTGTTTCTTGAGCATTCTCGCAACCTTCTTGATCGGATCGAGTTTGCTACGAATGGCCCATGCGTACCAACGGTCAAAGAACTTCTTCGCCCAAGCGCCGCTGCGGTATGTCCAGAAGTCACGAAACATCTCCTTGATTCCCCACGCACGTGCCGTCTTGATCGCGACTTGCCGAATGTCTTCGATTTGCTTTTGCGTGGCATCATCAAGAGTCTCCTCGTTGTAGAGCCAAAGTTGACGCGTACCCGTCAGGTCATTAATGCCTTCGCTTCGGAGCAGTTTGTTCTCTCGGCGTCGAACCAGATCGACCGCTTCGCCGAGGTATTGGCTGATGTGGAAATGGTCGTGAACGATCTTCGCCTGGGGAACTTGTTTGACAATGCTGTTTCGAAAAGCTTGCCAGAAGTCCACGGCGACTGCCCGAATGCCCGATTTTTGCTCATCGGTGAGACTGTCAAAGAGTTTGTCACAAGATGTCTCGCTGCGGTCTTTGACGACTTCCAGCACTCGCGATCCTTCCAGGTCAACCATCAGCGACACGTAGTCCTGACCTTTGCCAAAGCTCTTTTCATCAATGCCCAGGGTTTCAATCGGATCGGTATCACGACGCTGTAGTCCTCGCTCAACCCCGCGTTGCATGAGCTCGTGAGCGGTCTTCCAAGAGAGCTTCAGTAACTTGGTCGCCGCCGAAACGCTGCTAGCCGCCTGAAGGACTTTGATCGCAAAAGCTTCAAACATCAGCGTGAATCGAGAGTGCTTCCCTGCCCAGGGTACGGCAATCGTTTTCACACCGCACCGATCGCATTTTGAACGAGGAATTGCCGCTTCGATAATGGTCTCGAACTGCATCGTGTCCAAGTGCCTCCACTGACGCGTTGGCGCGGTATCCGCACGAGAGCATTCGTCCTGGCACTCGGGGCAGCAGAGCTTGCCGCCAGAGTGACGTAATTGGATGACGACACTATTGGCTTCCATCTGAAGGTCAACGTTCTGGACCTGCCACTGGTCATCAAGTCCCAGCAGCAAACGATAGTGGGCATGTAGTTCATTCATGCTGCCATGATAGAAAATCCAAGACAGCTGGGACATTAGCCACTAAATTTGACGAAGAGCCCCCAGGGGGAGGGTGATGCAAGTCTGCGGAAACGGTCCAAACTCTGGCGAGTTCGGCTACGCGGAAGGTTTATGCTGCCTGCCGCTCGAGCTGTGGTAATAGCGCGGCGATGATGCCCATCAGTGGGAGGTAGGCACACATCTGGAAGACGTGTTCCAAACTTGTTCGATCGGCCCACTCGCCCAACACCGCCGCGGCGATCGCGCTGATCCCGAATGCGAAGCCGAAGAACAATCCCGCCACGGTGCCCACGCGGCCCGGCAGCAGCTCCTGGGCAAACACCAGGATCGCCGAAAATGCCGAGGCCAGAATCATCCCGATAAAAATCGTCAACACGATCGTGCCCACCAGCCCGGCGTGCGGTAACGCCAACGCAAAAGGTGCCACGCCGAGGATCGAAAACCAAATCACAAGCTTCCGTCCGAAGCGATCTCCTAGGGGACCGCCCGCAAAGGTGCCTACGGCGACGGCGAACAGGAAGGCGAAGGAGCACAGTTGCGACTGCTGCTTGCCGAGCCCGAACTTCTCTTCCATATACAGCGCATAGTAACTGGTAAAGCACACCAAGTAGATGAACTTCGACAACACCAACGCCACCAATACTCCGATCGCGGCACCAACTTGTCGGCGATTCAACGTGGCGTGTCGCCGGGGCGGGGACGTTTTTCCCTGGGCCGCGTGACTCGCCAGCTTGCCGTGATACCAGGCGCCCACCTTCGTCAGCACCACGATGCCAATCAAGGCGATCACCGCAAACCAGGCAATCGCCCCCTGACCGAAAGGAAAGATGATCGCGGCTGCCAACAACGGGCCCAGCGAGGTGCCAAAGTTGCCGCCAACCTGGAACAACGACTGTGCAAAGCCATGACGGCCGCCCGCAGCCAGATGAGCCATCCGCGACGCTTCGGGGTGGAAGATACTGGAACCAGTGCCGATCAGGGCAGCCGATGCCATCAACATCGCCAGCGTTTCGGCTTGCGAAAACCACAGCAGTCCGAGCAGCGTCATGCCCATGCCGATCGCCAACGAAAATGGCTTCGGCTTGCGATCGGTATACATGCCGACCACCGGTTGCAGCAGCGACGCGGTCAGCTGGAACGCGAACGTGATCAACCCGATGTCGCCATAGCTGAGCTTCAGCGAGTCGCGCAGCAGGGGATAAGTGGCTGGAATCAACGATTGAATGATGTCGTTCAGCATGTGCGCGACGCTGAGCGAGACCAGCACAGTCACCGCGGTCGGTTCAACGACGGGTCTGGGCTGCAAAGAGTCGTCGGGACTCGACGGGGGAGCCTCATCGGAGGCGGCGGGAACGGCGGGGCTGGTCATCGAGGGGGCTTGGTGAGTCGGTTAGCGCCGGCAGGAACGCGGCGCGAGGCAATACGTCCAATCGTAAGCCAACCAAGACCAATCGCCTATCCGCAGGGTTCGCGCTGGCAACCGCCGTGGAGCCCGAACTCGCCAGGATTGGGGCAGTTGCGTACAGCCCACCGTCTGGCGACGGTAGCTACGGGCTGGCAGCCCACCGTCTGGTGACGGTAGCTACGGGCTGGTCAGCCTGGAAAGGCTGACGTACTCGGTTACCGCAACCCGACTTCGCTGGAAACCATCGCGCCACGGGCGTCGGTGAGCGTCACGATCCAGGTGTTGGCTTCCTGGGGCAGCCCCTCGGCTGTGACCTTTCCATCAACGATTTTGGCTTCGACTCTTTGCCATTGCCGTTTGGATCGCAGTCCCGACTCGGTCGTATAGTGCAACGCGGCTTGGACGATCTTGGTATCGCTGTGATAGGGAACCGTGACCGTTCCGTTGTCGCTAACTTGCATCTCGCCCACCGTCGCCAGCGGCGTGGTGCCCTTTAAAATCGAATCGATGAACAGCTGAATCTCGGGCGGATTCCAGCCGGCCTGATGCCCATGCGGCATCCGCGGTTCGATCCGCATCGTGCGTGGAGCTTGCACGAGCGAGTAGGATTTGGCGTAGCTATCGAGCACGTAGTGGATGTCGTGCGTCCCGTTGACCCACAACGTGGGCACCGTGCATTTGGCCAGGTGGCTACCGGGATCGTAGGCCGCCACCCAGGCGTCGCGTCGCTCCCCCAACCGATCGATGGAAGGTTTTTGCACAGATTCGCCTTCGTGCAGAAATCCACATCCGTACACGGGCACGGCGGCTTTGAAGCGATCATCCAGGGAGGCGACCAGGCAAGTCGTGTAGCCGCCCCAGCTGATCCCCGTCACGGCCGTGCGTTCCGCGTCGACGTCCGCAAAACTGCGCAGCAAGGTGTGAGCTCGCATCACGTTGGCCACGGCATGGTAGGGCCAGTCGTCGTCGATGCGGCCGCCGATGCTGTCGAACTTTTGGGGATGCCCGGCCGCGACGCCGCCCTTGGCCAGTCGAACCCTAGTCGCACGCGGGTGTCCAGTGTGAGGTTTTAACTGTCCCGCCTCATCGAATTCAGGCGCCGGAGGTCGCTGACCGCCAAGGTCCATAGCGATCGCGGCGTAGCCCCGGTTGGCCCACAGCCAAACCCAATCGGCAAAAGCTGTTCCGCCACCGCCATGGATCAAAACGATCCCAGGATACGTTTCATCGCCATCGCTGTGCCCCAAAGTTTTGGGCGAAGCGTAAAACGCAAACACTTCGGTGGTATTCCCATCCACCTGTTCGCCCTCAAAGATCAAGGACTGAATTTTTGCGATCGGATCTTCAATACGAAACTTGGGAATTTCAGATTTTAACCGTTCGATCGGCCAAACACCCGGAGTACCAACGGTCGGTTCAGCATTGGCTTGGGCGAAAGCGTGGAGGGAACAGCAAGCGATCAGCAATAGCAAACATAAACGGGAGATCGTCATCGACAGTCCATTACTTTCGTAGGAGGTATCTTTTGCAAAACGGATTCGACGTTGGTCGACCGATCGGGCAGGTGGGAATCGTTTATAGTCTACTCAAAATCGACCATGCATCGGGTCCTGGGTTGCGACTTCTTCCACCAATGAATTGAAACGATGATGAACCCCCACGGTATTGGTAAACTTTGCGCACCCGCCACTCTAGTTCTGGCATTGGCTCTATTCGCAAACGCAGCGGGCGCAGACGACACCGCGTCGGTGGCTCGTTACGATTCGATTCAGGCAGCTCTGGACGCCCATCGCGGCCGGCTGGTTTACGTGCCGGCTGGCGACTACGAAATCTCTGAAAAACTGCGTATTCGTGGCGATGGGTCGGGGCTGACTGGTCCGGGGCGCATCATTCAGACGCACGCTCAGCAGCCCATCATTGAAATCGAAGACGCCGAGGGTGTGGTCGTGCGCAATCTGACGCTTACCCGCGGTGCGGAAAGTTGGAACACCGACAACGAGGGAATTCTAGCCATCCGTTGTGGCGATCTTGTCATCGACAACGTTCGCGTCATCGACAATCGAACGCGTTCGGCAGGCATCGCGCTGCGAGATTGTACCGACAGCCGGATCTCGCGCTGTCTGGTCAAAAATTACATGCGTGTCACGGTCGACGACCGCACAGCGTCCGCTGACTGGGGCTATGCCTTCAACTGCACCGACGGCACGGGCATCAGTGTAACCAACAGTGTGGGCACGCTGCTCGAATTCAATCGTGTGATCGAGGAGAACTTGAAACCGACACGTGAGATCAAGGCGAAGCACAAGCTCGGCGATTTCATTAAGAAGAACGAACACAAGGGCTTTATCGTCAACCAGACGATGTGGGATGCCGGCTACACCGACAACTGGCAGCAGGGATCGGGCATCATTGTGACTTCGCCGGAAACCAGCGATCTGACGCGGATCGTGGGCAATCATATCGAAAACGCGGCCCAGGGCATCGACTTACACTGCGACCACGCAATTGTGACCAACAATATGGTCGTCAATTCTTTTATAGGTATGAAGGCGATGCACGGGTCACGCAACGTGTTGATCAGCGGAAATCAATTCATTCGAAACAGCCTGTGGGCCATTGGTTTAATGCCGGGTGCGGCCGCCCATGCCAGGAACTCCGATGGCAGATCGATAATCGCCAACAATATCATCTCCGACTTCGGTCACGGCGATGCGTACTGGATATGGGGCAACGAACGGTCTCCGTTCAAATTCGACACCGGTCAGCAAGCGGACGATCCACCGCTCACCGACGTCATCATCCAAGGAAACATCATCGACTCACATGGGCCGCCTCGCTATCGGTATGCGGTGATCGTTGCCGGTGGAGAAAACGAACCGCAGGGACTGAAGTTTTCCAACAATCTGTTTCATGCGGGGACCGACGGGATCGCCAACGTCGAGCTTACGCCTTAGATCATTTGCCACCTTCACGGAAGAAGTGTGCGAATGCGATGAGCTTCTTATGAAGAGTCTGTTTGCGAGGCCCACACTAGGGAAGCATTGCAACCACTGACTACCAGCTACGCAAGCCCAGCCCCCCTTGCGCTCATCACGCCTGATTATGTGGTCAAAACGACTCTGGTTTCCAGCGTTGTGGTTGCTACTCTGCCGGCATGCCGCATGGAGGCAGTCTTGCTCCAGATGCGGTCTTAACAATTCGTTGTTTAGGGAGCTGCCGAGATATGCGTACGTTGTTGTTTTTGAGTTGTTTTTGTTGTCTGTGTAGTTTGATCGCGGGCTGTTCTTCGGAGCCGCCAATTTATCCGTTGAGCGGCAAAGTCACTTTGGGCGGTAAGTCGTACGAGCGGCTGTTGGTTTATTTCCGTCCCATCGATGCGGAGGTTACGCCCTTCAACTTGGGTGTCGGCGAAACCGATGGCAGCGGCGTCTTAAAGCTCAACTCCACCGCCGGCGATGGGCTGGCCGTGGGCCGCTACCGCGTCTCGTTTTCCTGCATCTCCAGCAGCGGCGGCAATGTCGGACTGGCGACGGAAAAGAACGACGACGATCGCCGAGTGGTCACCAAGGAACTGGTACCCGCTCCTTACAACGACGGCGAAAACAGTCCCGTCGAATTTGAAATTGAAAGCGTCGAAAACAATTCCTTTGAGTTTGATATTCCTACATCCGGTGCTTGATTTTACAGCGACTTAATTTCTTTTTTCCAAAAGGTATGATGATGAAAAAGACACGACGTTCTGGATTTACTCTGGTCGAATTGCTGGTGGTGATTGCCATCATCGGCATCCTGGTGGGCCTGTTACTGCCCGCCGTCCAAGCCGCTCGCGAAGCCGCCCGGCGGATGCAGTGCAGCAACAACATGAAACAACTGGCGTTGGCCGTGCATAACTTTGCCGACACCAATCAAGGCAACTTCCCGATGCTCGGTGAAGCTCAAGAGGGTGGTCACTGGACCGCGTTTATCCTGCCTTACATCGAGCAGAACAACGTCTACGAAGCCTTGTCGTTCGGCTCGACCAACTGGGCCGCCGGAGCCGCTTGGTCTAACCCCTCGATCACATCCAG from Roseimaritima ulvae includes these protein-coding regions:
- a CDS encoding glycosyltransferase family 4 protein yields the protein MPIQSLPHHNSVSGRADGDGCNDCLRILCVIHSLSGGGAERVMAGLTGRLAARGHQVRLVTLDDGRHDRHSVAPAVERVCLDVMADSSGKWAAIRNNRARLASLRAAIGAYSPQVILSFCDSTNVLTLLAAAGLGIPVVVSERSDPAQHPMSPLWSRLRRWTYRRAARLVALSDTSARTMAAWNRRPVAVIPSAVEVPEPNDGDAAAGRERASHPGKTILGVGRLADEKGFDRLIDAFVQLADEFPDWRLAIAGEGPQRSRLEAQIAASDCAQRIELLGWQRPITPLYRTADLFVLPSRYEGFPSALLEAMACGVASLGIDCESGPREIIRDGVDGMLTSPAALATDMRRLMQDDTRRQQLGRRAVEVVERFGWDAMVERYLQVLREAV
- a CDS encoding cupin domain-containing protein, with product MGMTHPPIIRKASEGRRIGIVGDVYRFLATGKETDGKYAAFEAIVPPGSGPPPHVHSREEESFLVLEGEVTFKLGEERLVAVEGTFLNMPVGSLHCFKNESDKTARLLISFAPAGLEEMFFEVGLPLPDEVELAPPPSQADINKLLEVAPRYGVEIKVPQE
- a CDS encoding ISL3 family transposase, with protein sequence MSQLSWIFYHGSMNELHAHYRLLLGLDDQWQVQNVDLQMEANSVVIQLRHSGGKLCCPECQDECSRADTAPTRQWRHLDTMQFETIIEAAIPRSKCDRCGVKTIAVPWAGKHSRFTLMFEAFAIKVLQAASSVSAATKLLKLSWKTAHELMQRGVERGLQRRDTDPIETLGIDEKSFGKGQDYVSLMVDLEGSRVLEVVKDRSETSCDKLFDSLTDEQKSGIRAVAVDFWQAFRNSIVKQVPQAKIVHDHFHISQYLGEAVDLVRRRENKLLRSEGINDLTGTRQLWLYNEETLDDATQKQIEDIRQVAIKTARAWGIKEMFRDFWTYRSGAWAKKFFDRWYAWAIRSKLDPIKKVARMLKKHLAGLLAYFEYSITNAKSEAFNGRVQAIKSAARGFRNFENYRTRILFYCGALKMEPDFSH
- a CDS encoding MFS transporter, whose product is MTSPAVPAASDEAPPSSPDDSLQPRPVVEPTAVTVLVSLSVAHMLNDIIQSLIPATYPLLRDSLKLSYGDIGLITFAFQLTASLLQPVVGMYTDRKPKPFSLAIGMGMTLLGLLWFSQAETLAMLMASAALIGTGSSIFHPEASRMAHLAAGGRHGFAQSLFQVGGNFGTSLGPLLAAAIIFPFGQGAIAWFAVIALIGIVVLTKVGAWYHGKLASHAAQGKTSPPRRHATLNRRQVGAAIGVLVALVLSKFIYLVCFTSYYALYMEEKFGLGKQQSQLCSFAFLFAVAVGTFAGGPLGDRFGRKLVIWFSILGVAPFALALPHAGLVGTIVLTIFIGMILASAFSAILVFAQELLPGRVGTVAGLFFGFAFGISAIAAAVLGEWADRTSLEHVFQMCAYLPLMGIIAALLPQLERQAA
- a CDS encoding alpha/beta hydrolase family protein, yielding MTISRLCLLLLIACCSLHAFAQANAEPTVGTPGVWPIERLKSEIPKFRIEDPIAKIQSLIFEGEQVDGNTTEVFAFYASPKTLGHSDGDETYPGIVLIHGGGGTAFADWVWLWANRGYAAIAMDLGGQRPPAPEFDEAGQLKPHTGHPRATRVRLAKGGVAAGHPQKFDSIGGRIDDDWPYHAVANVMRAHTLLRSFADVDAERTAVTGISWGGYTTCLVASLDDRFKAAVPVYGCGFLHEGESVQKPSIDRLGERRDAWVAAYDPGSHLAKCTVPTLWVNGTHDIHYVLDSYAKSYSLVQAPRTMRIEPRMPHGHQAGWNPPEIQLFIDSILKGTTPLATVGEMQVSDNGTVTVPYHSDTKIVQAALHYTTESGLRSKRQWQRVEAKIVDGKVTAEGLPQEANTWIVTLTDARGAMVSSEVGLR
- a CDS encoding right-handed parallel beta-helix repeat-containing protein translates to MMNPHGIGKLCAPATLVLALALFANAAGADDTASVARYDSIQAALDAHRGRLVYVPAGDYEISEKLRIRGDGSGLTGPGRIIQTHAQQPIIEIEDAEGVVVRNLTLTRGAESWNTDNEGILAIRCGDLVIDNVRVIDNRTRSAGIALRDCTDSRISRCLVKNYMRVTVDDRTASADWGYAFNCTDGTGISVTNSVGTLLEFNRVIEENLKPTREIKAKHKLGDFIKKNEHKGFIVNQTMWDAGYTDNWQQGSGIIVTSPETSDLTRIVGNHIENAAQGIDLHCDHAIVTNNMVVNSFIGMKAMHGSRNVLISGNQFIRNSLWAIGLMPGAAAHARNSDGRSIIANNIISDFGHGDAYWIWGNERSPFKFDTGQQADDPPLTDVIIQGNIIDSHGPPRYRYAVIVAGGENEPQGLKFSNNLFHAGTDGIANVELTP